Part of the Ictalurus furcatus strain D&B chromosome 10, Billie_1.0, whole genome shotgun sequence genome, GGAGATCACTCCTCAACATCTCAAACTCTCCAAAtgtcatcagcatcatcagttACATCACCAATTACTTTACCAGAATCATCTAGAGATCAGTCATTAACATCTAAATCGGCAGATATTTCATCAACAAATTTAGTTACAGCATCACCACCTGCTTCTGCAGAAATGCATACAGATCACTCATTAACACCTGAAGCTCCAAAAACTCCATCAACACCATTGTTTACAACATCACCTTCTACCTCCCTAGAATCATCTCCAGATCACTCATCAACAGCTGAATCCGCAGTAACTTTATCAACACCACTGGTTACATCATCACCTCTTACTTCACCAGAAATATCGACCAATCATTCAAGAACCGAGACTTCAGAAATGTTAACAAAATCAATTACTGCATTACCATCAACTTCCACAGAATCAGCTACACATAACCCCTTAACATCTGAGGCCACAAAAACTCCATCAATACAAACACATGGAGTGTCACGACCTACTCACACAGAAACATTTACAGATCTCTCATCAACAATTGAATCTTCAGAAACTTCAACACAAACAGTCACTGCCTCACCATCTCCCTCCTCAAAATTATCTACAGATTACTCATCAGCATCTGAATCTCCAGAACCTATATCAACACAAACAGATATAATATCACCACCTGCTTCTGATGAATCACCTAGAGATCACTCCTCAAAATCTGAAGCTCCAGAACCGTCGTCACCACCATTCTTTACATCACCACCTACTTCAACACATTTATCTAcagatcactcatcaacatcAACTACAACTCTgtcaacaacaaccaccaccacaggCATTTCTCCAACAACCACTACTTCAAAAACCCCACCAAAAGTAACCACCAACAAAACCAACTCTTCACGACCATCTATAATTTTTCAACCACCAACTGCTTTGCTATCAAAAAGTATTGTTTGTCTTACTCTATCCCTTTACactgtgttaattttttttctctgaaagaaCATTTCTATGTGTATGGTTTGTGTCTTAttaatatctttattattatcttgTATCTTATGTTTATCTGTTTGATTTCTCTATATTTTACAGCATTTGCTCAAGCAGTGGTTAAGATGCAATGTGTCACTAAACTAAGCAATGAGAAAATCATCATCTATATAGAGGAGGTAAGGCCTAACTTTGTGCTATACTCCAAATGTATGGATATTTTATCCTGTAGATCTATGTGACATTTGTATCAGTTGGAATTAAgatatgaaaggaataaaacatgacagggtgtgctgttataggaaaataatccaaacatttccaatttttaatttattaatgaatgaatctttatacattttatccatttatatttacatttaatgttgaggaaGATCCATGAActaagttacttcctgttatcacttac contains:
- the LOC128613769 gene encoding uncharacterized protein LOC128613769, with product MLTKSITALPSTSTESATHNPLTSEATKTPSIQTHGVSRPTHTETFTDLSSTIESSETSTQTVTASPSPSSKLSTDYSSASESPEPISTQTDIISPPASDESPRDHSSKSEAPEPSSPPFFTSPPTSTHLSTDHSSTSTTTLSTTTTTTGISPTTTTSKTPPKVTTNKTNSSRPSIIFQPPTALLSKTFAQAVVKMQCVTKLSNEKIIIYIEEFSRLIQAKVNGTIKITVKKTKMYHPKDHLLKAP